The Anguilla anguilla isolate fAngAng1 chromosome 2, fAngAng1.pri, whole genome shotgun sequence genome contains the following window.
AAGAGGACATGGAACATTGTGTACTCCTGTGGGTACGTATATATGCAGTACAGTAGGAAAAGCTAGTGATTCCATTTGTTTAACTGTTAAGCCTGTTTATCAGTGACAAGCCACACCCAAAAATCACATCACCAACATACAGTAGGTTTAGAGATGTTTTATACAAAATGCAGCTGGctagaaaaaaagcatttaggtTAGAAAAATGGCCATTCACATAGAAACTATAGTAAAACAGTTTCAGACATTGCGCTGGAAATATAACAGCTCTGACAGTTGTTAAATTAGACGAACCTGTCAAAAAGTCTAGACGATCAAATTTCTCATCTTCTGCCTCTATCACACTTTAATACAAAAGTCTCTCTTTTAATGTAACACATTACAGTACTGTCAAGTAAATCTCCCCTTCCAGATCTACTGGTAAAGTAGAAGTAGCTCTTCACAACAGTTAGTATGATTTAGTTTTCTGATGGAGACAGTCGCATTGTTCCTTTCACATACAATGATTAAAGGAGCAACATgacaaataaagcaaaaataaaatcaaataaaacctgtttatttgtatttgatgGTTGTCCTGGGGGACATCACATGTACATTTCCCTAGTTAGCAGTTTGACCTATGGCACATGATATTTCACTTATTATGACATTCATTTAACTTGAACAGTTAAGACATTTGAGAAATTTGCAATGCCAGGCAAAGTTTTAAATTTTCTGTttcaccagcataacctcaatCACAACCAGTACTGCTTATGAAGTTCATCCAGGACAACCCTCCTGTTTTTAACGTAGGTCACATGCAGAAGTCAAAAAGTCCTTCCGTCGTCTGTGCAACAAAGGACATGCcacaacactgaaacatttcaCAGTTCATACTCATGCATGTGGGCACCACTGTAccaagtaaacacacacacacacaaaaaaaaaatgcatgtatgtttttttcttgctaaAACAAGTGTGCATAAGATGCATTTGTGCACATAGAATTACTTTACAATATGTAGCTTTGAAACTAAATTCCTGCACCATATTGCTTTAGATcagcagagaaagggaggaataAGTCCTTATTCCCATCCAGTTTCTAAGCATGCAGAAAAACGCCACGTATAAAGTCACCTGTAATAGAGTGCTTTcaacttttacattttggtCCCCAttggacaaatacaaatgccgTTAGAATTGATTAATCACTGAGAAATTTGCTGTaatttttacacatttccaGTATAAATTCAGGATAAACCACGTATATCAATGATAATAAAGTAccccatacaaaaaaagaactaaacaaaaaaaacccccagtaTTAATAATCAGCACTCAGGCCACCTGTTTGGCTATGGCAAGTGTATCTGGTGCTTGTGCAGtcctgatttaatttaatactgGCAGCAGGACCAGACTCCCATGCATAAGTTCAATACTTCTGATTCATTTTACTATTTCATATTAAGCACCTGAATGCGTCTTCACCTCAGTTTCACCGGTAGAGAAAATGAGCAAAACACTtcctttttcagaaaatggcACAGCATTCTCAAGCTCTCCTGAAACTGTGTGGAGTAGAAGTAGTAACTCGGGCATTCATCTCCCATCTTCAGCAGAGCACGCCCACTTCCACCCATTTGCACTGGTGACTTTCCTCTAGCTTGGCTGTAAACAGCACATGGCTCATAGCAGGCCTCTGGATGGGGTTCCTCTTTCCTCttactggcaaaaaaaaaaaacccggcctTCAAAACCGTCAAAAAAAGACCTTACTGGCAGAGTCCTTCACAGCATACTTGTTTGGAAAACAGTGAAACCTACAAACCATTAACCGCAATAATGAAATCGCCGGCTTATAAAATACATGTTAGTCTCCGCTTGCCTGAATACAAGCTTCTGTTTGTGTCAAGGCACAAGACCACTGGCGGGGCAGGGTTTAGAGGCTCACTTAACTCAACCCCTAGAAATAACGGCCCTGGGAAAATCCTGTTGAGTCTTACAACTTCACTGTGAGTTGAAAGAAGAGCGAATACTGCAGAAATTACACGTTCATCAGATATCCAAGTTCTGCTCAATAACAAACATAATCATCAGCAATTTAGTCGTCCGAATGGAAGTCCATCACAATGATGATTAAAACGGAGTTATcaaacatctgcaacaacacCCACGTTTCCTACCGTTAATTagaagtaaacaaaaaatatgctaACAAAATATGTATATCACACAGCTGGTCCCTATGGCAAATCCACTTCGGATCCAGGAAGGAAGACTGAGAAGCACCTTGTGATGTTCAAGACACCAACAtcacttttttagtttttttttagggggggaaGGTGTAAACTAACATCCCTGAAATGGAGTTAAGGGTAATTCACCATAGCAGTTCAATTTGATTCTCCTTCAATCTCCTCTGACCTTTCCCCATTAAATGAATGGGACTTTCCGTTTTCCtgtcactgaaaatgaacatcCAGCAGAGAAATCCcattcaatttctctctctgtcgggTGCAAGCACATCTCACTGTGTATTTCTGGTGGAAATGCCAAGCTTGTAACTGTAAGGAATGTGTgcaaaaaaattcttaaaagaACAACCACCAAGTGGCTCATTATCAGAAATGATTCTTCTGAAAGGTTGGAGATATGCAGTAAAGGGCAGGTACATTCACACATATGAAAGCAGTTACCTTTTTTCCTTTcgtgaatgaaatgaatgactTGAACCAAGGCAAATGAAATgccaaacactttttttttaaggacatGAAGTATGCCCCTCCAACACGTAACTTGGTGGATGGCGTACCTGCCATTCCTAATAAAAGGGGATGCAAAGTAGCAGGTGATTCCTAATGACTTAAAGTGAACGGACCTGGATTCCACTGGACCGTTCTAGAACACACGACAGTTCTGAAGAAATGCGAGCGGCTCCTGATTATGAAGcagaggaatgggggggggggggggggggggcagcagaacTGCCCCAGCTCCATAAAACTCCACTGCCATCACACTGCATGGGAATATCTGTCAGACCTCACCACACACATTCCCCCATTTCCCCAGAGCTCCTTGATCTTCCTGCTCAGGGTTCCAGTCACGACCGGCTTGCTCCCTTGGCTCAGGTGTGCAGCGGGGACCGGGGGGGTTCAGGTAAAGGAGGACTGGCTGTGCTGTGAGCGGATGACTGGCAGACACTAGGAGCTTTTCACATGCAGGGGTCAAGGCATCTGTACAAGAGGCACCCAGGAGCCTGTGGAACAGCATACTGAGTGGCTAAGGTCCTTCTGTTGTAAGCAGCAGGGAGAGTGGCTAAGGTCCTTGTGTTGTAAGCAGTAGGAAGCTCTCTCTCAAGAGTGCTGCTTTACTCAGGGGAAAGGATCTGAGAGGGTTGGGTAATACTGTAAGTaggcaggggtgtgggggtgggtgagggtcTTGAGTGAAAGGTGGCTTGAAGGTGTTGAGTAAAAGGTGTGGAGTGAAGGTGTTGAGTAAAAGGTGTGGAGTAAAGGTGTTAAGTGAAAGACGTTGATTAAAGGTGTTGAGTAAAAGCTGCTGAGTGAAGGTGCTGAGTGAAAGCGTTGAGCAAAAGGTGCTGATTGAAGGTGTTGAGTACAAAGGTGCTGATTGAAGGTGTTGAGTACAAAGGTGTTGAGTGAAGGTGTTGATTAGGCTTTCAAGGGATATGACTTGGAGCAAAACGGCTGGGATGGGCCATCTTAGCATCATTATCCATCTGAAATGATTTGGCCTTGAGAAAGCAGGCTAGTACGCAGCCCATGCAGTACCTCCCATCGTCTCCATCCACAGCGACCAGGGGAACAGATCACAGGCGCACTCGTGGAGGAGGGAATGTGGGGTTGGCACACTGTTTGAGCAGCGGTCTGGAGGCGATCACACctctgcagagacagacaggaagggcCCCGGTGGCGCCCCCTGCCCCTCAGTCCGCGTGGCTGTTGCCGTGAGATTTGGGGAGGTCGTTCTGCTTCTCCGGGCAGCTGCCCCCGGCTCTCCCCAGCGCCCGGCCCAGGACCTTGTACAAGCCCCTGGAGATTCTGTACATCCAGATGAGGTTCAGGACGTCCAGGCTGACGCTGGAGAGGATCCAGGCCACCTGCGGGCCGGCTCCCAGCCGGGTGAAGGCGGGGGTCCCGAAAGTGGCCGCTACCTTGGAGTAGTAGGAGGGGATCACGGCGATCCGCACCAGGAAGAACACCACCGTCATGGCAACCCCGTTGGCCACCACCAGGCTGCCCGTGCGCGGGTAAGAGAGGGCCTCAAAAAACCACCTTAGAAATTGGAGAGACGGGGAAaagcggggggggagggtgggcgcggatttcagtttctttttttcagatataATAGACAGAAAtaaggaaggagaaagaggcaTATTGCAGAAAGGAGAGGGCAAGGgagcatgcatgtacacacacttacaactgaaaacaatgcaCAGTTCAGTGGCAGCCACGAGGAGGCAGAGATAACTTCTCTCTGAAAGGTTCTCTTTGGACCAGAGATACagaaaaggaggagggaggaaagaatatgaagaaagcAAAGGCAGCATAAGGACTTGCCTCTGGTTGACAAATGGGGTGGACAGCTCTGAAATGAGACGAAAATTGGCAAAATAGGGCAGTACTCCCCGACtctgtaatacacacacacacacacaaacacagacaaatcaAACTAGCCCAGCGCTGAAAACATATATTCAGTTCAGTAAATGACCTTTCAGGGTTTCTTATACCAAAATAAGTAGTAAGTACACTTGTAGCAGTGATCATTATAGCGAACTTATTTTACAGAACATGTCAACACTGTGAATGACACATAAGAATTGTATCTAAACACACGGCCATacggaaaaaaaatatttattcatctaTCCACACGAAATCCCCCTTTTCGTATAAATACCAGAGCCGCCACTTTCTCCGTGTTTATCGTTAAGCCTTTGGAGTCAGAGTTACAGTAAACGGCTCACCAGGACGAATCCATAAGCGTAGAGCGCCGCCAAGTGGTGACAGACGAAAAAGCCGTCTCCCATGGTGCTCCAGTGGCAGGCCAGTAGCAGGAGGTCTGTGTGACAtggtgagagggggggggagagagagatgtaccCTGCATTACTGCGTGGAGTCACCGCTCAGCAAAACCCGCTATATTGCTGTTGAGAGGAGCAAACTGCCGGTTAAATTGCTCTGTGGtgccccccccgccacctctGAAAATGacttttacaacaaaaaaaatctgaggtCTCCATTTTCAAAAGCTTCTACACAAAGCCAA
Protein-coding sequences here:
- the LOC118221127 gene encoding TLC domain-containing protein 4-B-like; protein product: MEMREWGVVAGSFAGFQLLLTVVSPRLSPALAPGFSCLAPGKHTEWNSRFVSTVHALIVGLFCLYILWFDDAVNADPVWGDPSLVKLNVAITCGYLLYDLLLLACHWSTMGDGFFVCHHLAALYAYGFVLSRGVLPYFANFRLISELSTPFVNQRWFFEALSYPRTGSLVVANGVAMTVVFFLVRIAVIPSYYSKVAATFGTPAFTRLGAGPQVAWILSSVSLDVLNLIWMYRISRGLYKVLGRALGRAGGSCPEKQNDLPKSHGNSHAD